A window from Theropithecus gelada isolate Dixy chromosome 1, Tgel_1.0, whole genome shotgun sequence encodes these proteins:
- the RNF186 gene encoding RING finger protein 186: MACTKTLQQPQPISAGATTTTTAVAPAGGHHGSTERDLECLVCREPYSCPRSPKLLACQHAFCAICLKLLLCVQDNTWSITCPLCRKVTTVPGGLICSLRDHEAVVRQLAQPCTEVPLCPQELTGPADLAAGHPSLVGEDGQDEVSANHVAARRLAAHLLLLALLIILIGPFIYPGVLRWVLTFIIALALLMSTLFCCLPSSRGSCWPSSRTLFCREQKHSHISSIA, encoded by the coding sequence ATGGCCTGCACCAAGACCCTGCAACAGCCCCAGCCCATCTCCGCAGgagccaccacaaccaccaccgcTGTGGCTCCCGCCGGGGGTCATCATGGCTCCACAGAACGTGACCTGGAGTGTCTGGTGTGCCGGGAGCCCTACAGCTGTCCCCGGTCGCCCAAGCTACTGGCCTGCCAGCATGCCTTCTGTGCCATCTGCCTGAAGCTCCTGCTATGCGTGCAGGACAACACCTGGTCCATCACCTGCCCACTGTGCCGCAAGGTCACCACCGTCCCCGGGGGCCTCATCTGCAGCCTGCGCGACCACGAGGCGGTGGTGAGGCAGCTGGCCCAGCCATGCACAGAGGTGCCGCTCTGTCCTCAGGAGCTGACGGGTCCTGCTGACTTGGCAGCAGGGCACCCCAGCTTGGTGGGAGAGGATGGACAGGATGAAGTAAGTGCAAACCACGTGGCAGCCCGGCGCCTGGCCGCACACCTACTCCTGCTGGCTTTGCTCATCATCCTCATCGGGCCCTTCATCTACCCGGGTGTCTTACGGTGGGTGCTCACCTTCATCATCGCCCTGGCCCTGCTGATGTCCACCCTCTTCTGCTGCCTCCCCAGCAGCCGGGGCAGCTGCTGGCCCTCCTCCAGGACTCTCTTCTGCAGAGAGCAGAAACACAGCCACATCTCTTCCATTGCCTGA